A genomic window from Gossypium hirsutum isolate 1008001.06 chromosome D10, Gossypium_hirsutum_v2.1, whole genome shotgun sequence includes:
- the LOC107914440 gene encoding protein THYLAKOID ASSEMBLY 8, chloroplastic produces the protein MPAQVRILLSTIFCSFTVNYSIVPLKGKPKSKTLLSFSLWLSQKLPIFMAASLRFNPTSIPSLYPISTYKSFTPVRCGPRDNRGPLVKGRILSTEAIQAIQSLKRAQRNSSSTATVTPLPSLYRLIKSDLLAALRELLRQDQCALAVHVLSTVRSEYPPPDLSLYADVVVALARNHLKDEIDGLIEEIGSIECDDEKALVRLIKGVIGAGRKESTVRICGLMKENGVGSRKRVGEYVVKVLSKGLRRFGEVDLALEVEREFGELSRVNSDKLTIY, from the coding sequence ATGCCTGCGCAGGTTCGAATCCTGCTGTCGACGATTTTTTGTTCCTTTACCGTAAACTACTCAATAGTCCCGTTAAAAGGAAAACCAAAGTCTAAAACCCTTTTATCCTTTTCTCTTTGGCTTTCGCAAAAGCTTCCTATTTTCATGGCTGCCTCACTCCGGTTCAATCCTACTTCAATCCCTTCTCTCTACCCAATATCCACCTACAAGAGCTTCACTCCGGTACGCTGCGGCCCACGCGACAACCGCGGACCTCTCGTTAAAGGCCGTATCTTAAGCACCGAAGCCATCCAGGCCATCCAATCTCTCAAACGCGCCCAGCGGAACTCTTCATCGACGGCGACGGTCACCCCACTCCCTTCCCTCTACCGCCTCATCAAATCCGACCTCCTCGCCGCCCTGCGCGAACTCCTACGGCAAGATCAATGCGCCCTCGCCGTCCACGTACTCTCCACCGTCCGATCAGAATATCCGCCTCCTGACTTGAGTTTGTACGCCGACGTCGTCGTCGCGCTCGCTAGGAACCATCTTAAGGATGAGATTGATGGGTTGATTGAGGAGATTGGAAGCATCGAGTGCGATGACGAGAAGGCGCTTGTGAGGCTGATTAAGGGCGTGATTGGCGCCGGAAGGAAGGAATCAACGGTGAGGATTTGCGGGTTGATGAAGGAAAATGGAGTCGGATCGAGAAAAAGAGTTGGGGAGTATGTGGTCAAAGTATTGAGCAAAGGATTGAGAAGATTCGGGGAAGTGGATTTGGCTTTGGAAGTTGAGAGGGAATTTGGTGAATTGTCTAGGGTCAATTCCGACAAATTAACAATTTACTAG